One segment of Pseudomonas pohangensis DNA contains the following:
- a CDS encoding CbbQ/NirQ/NorQ/GpvN family protein: protein MAQVTPPPTRPFYQACGNEEILFQHAWEHGLPVLIKGPTGCGKTRFVQHMAHRLNLPLYTVACHDDLSAADLVGRHLIGAQGTWWQDGPLTRAVREGGICYLDEVVEARQDTAVVLHPLADDRRELYLERTGEVLRAPPGFMLVVSYNPGYQNLLKGMKPSTRQRFVALRFSYPEPAEEQRIVATEAQVSDALAAQLVKLGQALRRLEQHDLEEVASTRLLIFAARMISAGMSPREACLACLAEPLSDDPQTVAALMDVVDLHFV, encoded by the coding sequence ATGGCCCAGGTAACCCCACCGCCGACGCGGCCTTTCTATCAGGCCTGCGGCAATGAAGAAATACTGTTCCAGCATGCCTGGGAGCATGGCTTGCCGGTACTGATCAAAGGCCCGACCGGCTGCGGCAAGACCCGTTTTGTGCAACACATGGCCCATCGCCTGAACCTGCCGCTGTACACCGTGGCTTGCCATGATGACCTCAGCGCTGCCGACCTGGTGGGTCGGCATCTGATCGGCGCACAAGGCACCTGGTGGCAGGATGGCCCGTTGACCCGCGCAGTGCGCGAGGGCGGCATCTGCTATCTGGATGAAGTGGTCGAGGCGCGGCAGGACACCGCCGTGGTGTTACACCCGCTGGCCGATGACCGCCGCGAACTGTATCTGGAACGTACTGGCGAGGTGTTGCGCGCGCCGCCGGGCTTCATGCTGGTGGTGTCCTACAACCCCGGTTACCAGAACCTGCTCAAGGGCATGAAGCCGAGCACCCGTCAGCGCTTTGTCGCGTTGCGCTTCAGCTATCCGGAACCTGCCGAAGAACAGCGCATCGTCGCCACCGAAGCGCAGGTCAGCGATGCGCTGGCAGCACAACTGGTCAAGCTCGGCCAGGCGTTACGCCGTCTGGAGCAGCATGACCTGGAAGAGGTTGCCTCGACCCGTTTGCTGATCTTCGCCGCACGCATGATCAGCGCCGGCATGAGTCCGCGCGAAGCCTGCCTGGCGTGCTTGGCCGAACCGCTGTCGGACGATCCACAAACCGTGGCGGCGCTGATGGATGTGGTCGACCTGCACTTTGTCTGA
- a CDS encoding cytochrome c oxidase subunit 3, which translates to MWWFILAELTVFAMLLLSFAAAQALQPELFHASRQLLDRSMGLALTLSLLTSGLLAALALEQLRQGRSRHAAGLLLAALGCACGYVWLKLGEYRHLAGLGLDIEHNTFFTLYWIVTGFHFLHVLLGMLILGWLAKHCWQRANAAGNHPAAESAVLYWHMVDLVWVLLFPLVYVLN; encoded by the coding sequence ATGTGGTGGTTCATCCTCGCCGAACTGACGGTGTTTGCCATGCTGCTGCTTTCCTTCGCTGCCGCCCAGGCCCTGCAGCCGGAGCTGTTCCATGCCAGCCGGCAATTGCTCGATCGCTCCATGGGCCTGGCGCTGACCCTGAGCCTGCTGACCTCCGGCCTGCTCGCTGCCCTGGCGCTGGAACAACTGCGTCAAGGGCGTTCGCGGCACGCTGCGGGTTTACTGCTGGCTGCGCTCGGCTGCGCCTGTGGCTATGTGTGGCTCAAGCTTGGCGAGTACCGGCATCTGGCCGGGCTGGGACTGGATATCGAACACAACACCTTCTTCACCCTGTACTGGATCGTCACCGGCTTCCACTTTCTCCATGTACTGCTCGGCATGCTGATTCTCGGCTGGCTGGCCAAACATTGCTGGCAGCGAGCCAATGCCGCCGGCAACCACCCGGCTGCGGAATCCGCAGTGCTGTATTGGCACATGGTCGATCTGGTCTGGGTGCTGCTGTTTCCGCTGGTGTATGTGCTCAATTAA
- a CDS encoding cytochrome C oxidase subunit IV family protein: MNSTSRLLIACWLALVALSVASVQLAGSGMLLAALVLLAAVAKAWLISERFMELRYAPPLWRGLLFSWALVMALGMLLSLQFAVSS; the protein is encoded by the coding sequence ATGAATTCGACTTCCAGACTATTGATCGCTTGCTGGCTGGCACTGGTGGCGCTCAGCGTGGCCAGTGTGCAACTGGCCGGCAGCGGCATGCTGTTGGCAGCACTGGTGCTATTGGCTGCGGTAGCCAAGGCGTGGCTGATCAGCGAGCGTTTCATGGAGCTGCGGTATGCGCCGCCTCTATGGCGCGGCTTGCTGTTCAGCTGGGCGCTGGTGATGGCGCTGGGCATGTTGCTCAGTCTGCAGTTTGCGGTTTCATCTTGA